One Mycobacterium marseillense DNA window includes the following coding sequences:
- a CDS encoding FKBP-type peptidyl-prolyl cis-trans isomerase, whose amino-acid sequence MYSSVALAACAAATVLLLAGSGTANAAGSCPTAAPQNGGAPDWTLAGNTGSVAVTGSTDTTAPRVTVTAPFAVTQTQVHTLHAGDGPVVSSTAKVSVCYMGVNGRDGSVFDSSYERGAAVDFPLTGVVPGFQKAIAGQKVGSTVAVAMVPADGYPQGQPSAGIRPGDTLVFAIKILSASG is encoded by the coding sequence ATGTATTCGTCTGTGGCGCTCGCGGCCTGCGCCGCGGCAACCGTTCTCCTGCTCGCTGGATCGGGCACGGCAAACGCGGCCGGCTCGTGCCCAACCGCGGCACCGCAAAATGGTGGAGCGCCCGACTGGACCCTGGCCGGGAACACGGGGAGCGTCGCGGTCACCGGGTCCACCGATACGACGGCCCCGCGGGTGACTGTGACGGCACCGTTTGCCGTGACCCAGACCCAGGTGCATACGCTGCACGCCGGAGATGGGCCCGTAGTGTCGAGCACCGCCAAGGTCTCGGTCTGCTATATGGGCGTCAATGGACGTGACGGGTCGGTGTTCGACAGCAGCTACGAACGCGGCGCCGCCGTTGACTTCCCGCTCACCGGAGTCGTGCCGGGCTTCCAGAAGGCCATCGCGGGACAAAAGGTCGGATCCACGGTCGCCGTCGCGATGGTCCCCGCGGACGGCTACCCGCAAGGTCAGCCCAGCGCCGGGATCCGGCCGGGCGACACGCTGGTTTTCGCGATCAAGATCCTCAGCGCATCGGGCTAG
- a CDS encoding limonene-1,2-epoxide hydrolase family protein, translated as MTKSVATKNDNEKIVVDFIHAAYGESMDIDAMTALMADDFAWQLHVPLSPVVRGRNAARAELEKHNTLSTGMVEGSEIRTIVSDGDTVIVERVDVNSMNGVTVTFYVTAIFEVRDGAITHWREYWDTAHVAQQLGIDPALMFAPLGN; from the coding sequence ATGACGAAAAGTGTTGCAACCAAGAATGACAACGAGAAGATCGTGGTCGATTTTATACATGCTGCTTACGGCGAGAGCATGGACATCGACGCGATGACCGCGCTCATGGCCGACGACTTCGCGTGGCAACTCCACGTTCCGCTGTCTCCGGTCGTCCGGGGGCGTAACGCGGCGCGCGCGGAACTCGAGAAGCACAACACGCTGTCAACCGGCATGGTCGAGGGCAGTGAGATCCGCACGATCGTGTCGGACGGCGACACCGTCATCGTCGAGCGAGTCGACGTGAACTCGATGAATGGCGTGACCGTCACGTTCTATGTCACAGCGATTTTCGAGGTTCGCGACGGTGCGATCACCCATTGGCGGGAGTATTGGGACACCGCCCACGTCGCGCAGCAACTCGGCATCGATCCCGCGCTGATGTTCGCGCCGTTGGGTAATTAA
- a CDS encoding SDR family NAD(P)-dependent oxidoreductase, with protein sequence MGLLDHKTAVITGANSGIGLAIAERFLAEGAERVFITGRRQAELDTAARELGSRAIAVAGDVGTPKDLDRLYARVASAGQGLDIVMANAGSTRVAPLGEITDDDLDALLTTNVKGVVYTVQKALPLLNDGASVILTGSTTADRGRAGLSIYAATKAAVRSLARAWANELAGRNIRVNVIVAGSTATPGSDTLAAQTDPDASIDEFRAGRIATIPLGRFADPVEIANAAVFLASDLSSFTTGSTLTADGGFNQV encoded by the coding sequence ATGGGACTACTCGACCACAAGACCGCGGTCATCACCGGCGCCAATTCCGGGATCGGGCTGGCCATCGCCGAGCGCTTCCTCGCCGAAGGCGCCGAACGGGTGTTCATCACCGGCCGTCGTCAAGCCGAACTGGACACCGCGGCAAGGGAATTGGGGTCGAGGGCAATCGCCGTGGCCGGCGACGTCGGGACGCCGAAGGACCTGGATCGGCTCTACGCGCGAGTCGCGTCCGCCGGTCAGGGCCTCGACATCGTCATGGCCAACGCCGGGTCGACCAGGGTGGCGCCGCTGGGGGAGATTACCGACGATGACCTCGACGCACTGCTGACCACCAACGTCAAGGGGGTCGTGTACACCGTCCAGAAGGCGCTGCCGCTGCTCAACGACGGCGCCTCCGTCATCCTGACGGGCTCCACCACCGCCGACCGCGGCCGCGCCGGACTGAGCATCTACGCCGCCACCAAGGCCGCCGTCCGGTCGCTGGCCCGCGCCTGGGCCAACGAGCTTGCCGGCCGCAACATCCGGGTCAACGTCATCGTCGCCGGCTCCACCGCCACGCCGGGAAGCGATACGCTGGCCGCGCAAACCGACCCAGACGCCTCGATCGACGAGTTCCGCGCCGGCCGCATCGCCACCATCCCGTTGGGCCGCTTCGCCGATCCCGTCGAGATCGCCAATGCCGCAGTCTTTTTGGCGAGCGATCTGTCCAGCTTCACCACCGGGTCCACGCTGACCGCCGACGGCGGATTCAACCAGGTCTGA
- a CDS encoding lipocalin-like domain-containing protein, with protein MTTLTPQELREYLVGAWALESYQSSDPDGSNPRYPLGPDARGIIMYTADGYMSAQIMRADRAPFTRGDLQIADASELVAAAKGYLAYAGPYSVLDNGVIAHHVDVSLLPNWVGGTQYRAAKAGDGRLELSPAEPVVIKGRPRHGRLLWQRAKNPE; from the coding sequence ATGACCACGCTGACACCGCAGGAGCTTCGCGAATACCTCGTCGGGGCTTGGGCGTTGGAGTCTTACCAAAGCTCTGATCCGGACGGCTCGAACCCGCGCTACCCGTTGGGTCCCGACGCCCGCGGCATCATCATGTACACCGCCGACGGATACATGTCCGCCCAGATCATGCGCGCGGACCGCGCGCCGTTCACGCGTGGTGACCTCCAGATAGCCGACGCCAGCGAATTGGTCGCGGCGGCTAAGGGATATCTGGCATACGCCGGACCGTACAGCGTGCTCGACAACGGGGTGATCGCGCACCACGTCGACGTCAGCCTCTTGCCGAACTGGGTCGGCGGGACGCAATACCGCGCCGCCAAGGCCGGCGACGGGCGCCTGGAACTGAGCCCCGCCGAGCCCGTCGTCATCAAGGGAAGACCGCGCCACGGCCGCTTGCTCTGGCAGCGAGCCAAGAACCCCGAATGA
- a CDS encoding GAP family protein, which translates to MAALILALAGLAFLDSLNVLNVGVVSAVIFDSRLGRRSPIPGALSFVAGVFAVTTTFGLCTVLGISFITQALDFHITPAIRFRGELLLGIVLIGLAYFPLTAQSSAPGWAMAAMRKRPWLLGFLGLAVGSGQAPTAVPYLTGLAMLAALHPRPPLWPLIIIAYCAIAITPPLAILALSMRRTVRAMRIQRGLVRVLTRYGPMSVRLLFLVFGVGLIADAFVNHSALW; encoded by the coding sequence GTGGCAGCCCTGATACTTGCCCTTGCGGGCCTGGCGTTCCTCGATTCGCTCAACGTGCTCAACGTGGGTGTTGTCTCGGCGGTCATCTTCGACAGTCGACTCGGCCGCCGCTCCCCCATCCCGGGCGCCTTGAGCTTCGTCGCGGGCGTGTTTGCCGTGACGACCACCTTCGGCCTGTGCACGGTGCTGGGCATCAGCTTCATCACCCAGGCACTCGATTTCCACATCACGCCGGCCATCCGGTTTCGTGGCGAACTGCTCCTGGGAATCGTGCTGATCGGCTTGGCGTATTTCCCGCTGACCGCGCAATCGTCGGCTCCCGGCTGGGCGATGGCGGCCATGCGCAAACGCCCGTGGCTACTCGGATTCCTCGGGCTGGCGGTGGGAAGCGGACAAGCGCCGACGGCGGTGCCCTACCTCACCGGCCTGGCCATGCTGGCCGCCCTGCATCCGCGGCCACCGCTGTGGCCGCTGATCATCATCGCCTACTGCGCCATCGCGATAACGCCGCCGCTGGCGATCCTGGCGCTGTCGATGCGACGAACGGTGCGGGCCATGCGCATTCAGCGGGGACTGGTACGCGTGCTCACCCGCTACGGTCCGATGTCGGTGCGGCTGTTGTTTCTCGTTTTCGGAGTCGGCCTCATCGCCGACGCGTTCGTCAATCACAGCGCCCTCTGGTGA
- a CDS encoding class I SAM-dependent methyltransferase, producing MTDRQARAMSFGSIAEDYDSLRPQAPQQAVDWLMPSGCEVAVDLGAGTGLFTRTLVGRAAHVIAVEPDARMRAVLADRSPGVRVLEGSGESIPLPDRAADAVFVSAAWHWMDPERAVPEIGRVLRDGGRFGLIWTSRDRDVDWIRDLDLLPGDDATEADAPARFRRLHEDVALPDPQIFHHVAREAFRFVRTMRVDDVVAMLGTYSRIITASPDDRERRLANARAALRERFGAADAIDVPMQSRCWRADRMARGS from the coding sequence GTGACTGATCGTCAAGCGCGCGCAATGTCGTTCGGATCGATCGCCGAGGACTACGACAGCCTGCGGCCGCAGGCGCCGCAGCAGGCGGTGGACTGGTTGATGCCGTCTGGGTGTGAGGTGGCCGTCGACCTGGGCGCGGGCACGGGCCTGTTCACTCGCACACTCGTCGGCAGGGCGGCGCACGTCATCGCCGTCGAGCCCGACGCCCGGATGCGCGCTGTCCTGGCCGACCGGTCCCCCGGCGTCCGCGTCCTGGAGGGCAGCGGTGAGTCGATCCCACTCCCCGACCGTGCCGCGGATGCGGTGTTCGTCTCGGCGGCGTGGCACTGGATGGACCCCGAGCGGGCGGTTCCGGAAATCGGGCGGGTGCTTCGCGACGGCGGACGGTTCGGGCTCATTTGGACCAGCCGAGATCGCGACGTGGACTGGATCCGCGACCTCGACCTGTTGCCCGGCGACGATGCGACCGAGGCGGATGCTCCCGCCCGGTTCCGCCGGCTCCACGAAGACGTCGCGCTGCCCGATCCGCAGATCTTTCACCACGTTGCCCGCGAGGCGTTCAGGTTCGTGCGCACGATGCGGGTCGACGACGTCGTCGCGATGCTGGGCACCTACAGCAGGATCATCACCGCATCTCCCGATGACCGCGAACGCCGGCTCGCCAATGCCCGCGCCGCGCTGCGCGAGCGCTTCGGAGCGGCGGACGCGATCGACGTCCCCATGCAGTCCCGCTGCTGGCGCGCCGACCGGATGGCCCGCGGCTCTTAG
- a CDS encoding osmoprotectant NAGGN system M42 family peptidase, with protein sequence MGQTAAMAEADRTWMIDTLLALLQTPSPSGRTDAVMQVIGDILDDFGVPFTLTRRGALTAELPGESATTDRALVVHSDTIGCMIRNLKDNGRLELVPVGTFSARFAAGARVRIFIDDPDEFITGTVMPLKSSGHAFGDEIDTQPTDWEHVEVRIDRRVSTRDDLVRLGLQVGDFVALITSPELTADGFIVSRHLDGKAGVAIALALAKNFSENKVVLPHRTTILVTITEEVGHGASHGLPADVAELVSVDNAVCAPGQHSLEDGVTIPMADMHGPFDYHLTRKLCRLAQEQGIPFARDIFRYYRSDAAAAIEAGANTRAALVGFGLDGSHGWERTHIDSLEAAYNLLHCWLQTPLTFAKWDAKPTGRLRDFPSSKQPAPSERWVPLSRGDYESPGEASPGTPWPPSEGPQA encoded by the coding sequence GTGGGCCAGACCGCGGCCATGGCCGAGGCCGACCGCACGTGGATGATCGACACGTTGCTCGCGCTGCTGCAGACCCCGAGTCCGTCGGGGCGCACGGACGCGGTGATGCAGGTGATCGGCGACATCCTCGACGACTTCGGCGTGCCATTTACGCTGACCCGGCGCGGGGCACTGACCGCGGAACTGCCGGGGGAGTCGGCGACCACCGACCGGGCGCTGGTGGTTCACTCGGACACCATCGGCTGCATGATCCGCAACCTCAAGGACAATGGCCGCCTGGAACTGGTCCCGGTCGGCACCTTCTCGGCCCGGTTCGCCGCGGGGGCGCGCGTTCGCATCTTCATCGACGACCCCGACGAGTTCATCACCGGCACGGTCATGCCGCTCAAGTCCAGCGGTCATGCGTTCGGCGACGAGATCGACACCCAACCCACCGACTGGGAACACGTCGAGGTTCGCATCGACCGCAGGGTGTCGACGCGCGACGACCTGGTTCGGCTCGGCCTGCAGGTCGGTGATTTCGTGGCGTTGATCACCAGCCCCGAACTCACCGCCGACGGCTTCATCGTCTCCCGTCATCTGGACGGAAAGGCGGGTGTAGCGATCGCACTGGCACTGGCCAAGAACTTCTCCGAGAACAAGGTGGTGCTGCCGCACCGCACCACGATCCTGGTCACCATCACCGAGGAGGTCGGCCACGGGGCGAGCCACGGGCTGCCCGCCGATGTCGCCGAGTTGGTGTCGGTGGACAACGCGGTGTGCGCACCCGGGCAGCACTCGCTCGAGGACGGCGTGACGATCCCCATGGCCGACATGCACGGGCCGTTCGACTACCACCTGACCCGGAAGCTCTGCCGGCTCGCCCAGGAGCAGGGAATCCCGTTCGCCCGCGACATCTTTCGCTACTACCGCTCCGATGCCGCCGCGGCGATCGAGGCGGGCGCGAACACCCGCGCGGCACTCGTCGGCTTCGGGCTCGACGGCAGCCACGGCTGGGAACGCACCCACATCGATTCGCTGGAAGCCGCCTACAACCTCTTGCACTGCTGGCTGCAGACGCCGTTGACGTTCGCCAAGTGGGACGCCAAGCCGACGGGCCGTCTGCGCGACTTTCCCTCGTCGAAGCAGCCCGCACCCAGCGAGCGGTGGGTGCCGCTGTCTCGCGGCGATTACGAAAGCCCCGGCGAGGCGTCACCCGGGACACCCTGGCCACCCTCGGAGGGACCCCAGGCCTAA
- a CDS encoding HpcH/HpaI aldolase/citrate lyase family protein, whose product MAPTLRPRRSALYLPGNKPRALEKGKSLPADVLIFDLEDAVGPDAKAESRATVCEAISSESYRPREVVVRINGLDTEWHGDDLAAVAGSAADGVLVPKVETGQQVQALAGALDTLGAPKSLQLWVMIETPRAFLRAEEVASASDRLAGLVVGTNDLVNELHGLHVPGRAPVVPALGMALLGARAAGKVILDGVFNDITDEGGFRAEAQHGREMGFDGKTLIHPSQIAPANELFGPSQRELDDARKVVSAYEEAQAAGTSVITVDGRMIESLHVRDAQRILALADLIAKMETAS is encoded by the coding sequence ATGGCACCGACCCTGCGCCCACGCCGATCCGCCCTGTACCTGCCCGGCAACAAGCCCCGAGCGCTGGAAAAGGGTAAATCGCTACCCGCGGACGTACTGATCTTCGACCTCGAAGACGCCGTCGGTCCGGACGCGAAGGCCGAATCGCGCGCGACGGTGTGCGAGGCCATCTCGTCGGAGAGCTACCGGCCGCGTGAGGTCGTGGTGCGCATCAACGGGTTGGACACCGAATGGCACGGCGACGATTTGGCCGCGGTGGCCGGATCGGCCGCCGACGGGGTGCTGGTGCCGAAAGTCGAGACGGGCCAACAAGTTCAGGCGCTGGCCGGCGCGCTCGACACGCTGGGGGCGCCGAAGTCGTTGCAGCTGTGGGTGATGATCGAAACGCCGCGAGCATTTCTGCGGGCCGAGGAGGTCGCGTCGGCCAGCGATCGGCTGGCCGGACTGGTGGTCGGCACCAACGACCTCGTCAACGAGCTGCACGGCCTGCACGTCCCCGGCCGCGCGCCCGTCGTCCCCGCGCTAGGCATGGCCCTGCTGGGCGCGAGGGCGGCCGGAAAGGTCATCTTGGATGGCGTGTTCAACGACATCACCGATGAGGGCGGCTTCCGGGCCGAGGCCCAGCACGGCCGCGAAATGGGATTCGACGGCAAGACCCTGATCCACCCGTCCCAGATCGCGCCGGCGAACGAGCTGTTCGGCCCGTCGCAGAGGGAGCTGGACGACGCCCGCAAGGTCGTGTCGGCCTACGAGGAGGCGCAGGCCGCGGGCACCAGCGTCATCACGGTCGACGGCCGGATGATCGAGAGCCTGCACGTGCGCGACGCCCAGCGCATTCTCGCCCTGGCCGATTTGATCGCGAAGATGGAAACCGCTTCCTAG